Proteins co-encoded in one Capnocytophaga ochracea DSM 7271 genomic window:
- a CDS encoding bifunctional ADP-dependent NAD(P)H-hydrate dehydratase/NAD(P)H-hydrate epimerase: MKILNTQQMREADAHTISAEGITSWQLMERATTKLFEWIKEHLPKERTVTVLAGTGNNGGDGLALARMLIADGWQVNIYLLCFSEHLSPDCQQNKELLEAQGIAIAEIRAEQVNNITFGKIVIDAVFGIGLNRPAPKWIQQIFGNLNDSNSYILSVDMPSGLPTERIPSPEEIWVHPHQVLTFQAPKLPLFLPSTGCYIRKWEVLNIGLDEHFLKTLHPDFYYLESDIQQLQRRRAKFSHKGTYGHALLVGGSYGKIGAVVLSGTAVLRAGAGLLTVAIPQCGYNILQTALPEAMVLTCEEEKHYKTAEIPFTPSAIGVGIGWGTHLETASALFGLFQQYPDTPFVIDADALNILAQHPEQLKTLPKDAILTPHPKELERLIGKWDDDLHKLTKAKAFAKEHKVILLIKGAYTMITDGEKYWINSTGNAGMATAGSGDVLTGMLTGLRAQGYSAVEAACLGVFLHGLQGDRAAKKIGMERLIARDLL; the protein is encoded by the coding sequence CAAAGAGCGAACTGTTACCGTATTGGCAGGTACAGGGAACAACGGAGGAGATGGTCTTGCTTTGGCGCGTATGCTCATAGCTGATGGTTGGCAAGTGAATATTTATCTGCTTTGCTTTAGCGAACACCTATCGCCCGATTGCCAGCAGAATAAAGAGCTCTTAGAAGCACAAGGAATTGCGATTGCCGAAATACGAGCCGAACAAGTAAATAATATTACGTTTGGTAAGATAGTGATAGATGCTGTCTTTGGCATTGGACTCAATCGTCCAGCTCCTAAATGGATACAACAAATATTTGGGAATTTAAACGACTCTAACAGCTATATATTAAGTGTAGATATGCCCTCGGGTCTTCCTACCGAACGTATTCCGTCTCCCGAGGAGATTTGGGTACACCCTCACCAAGTGCTCACTTTTCAAGCCCCAAAATTGCCTCTCTTCCTTCCTTCCACAGGTTGCTATATCCGTAAGTGGGAAGTGCTCAACATAGGTTTGGACGAGCATTTTTTAAAGACTCTTCACCCCGATTTCTACTATCTCGAATCCGATATTCAGCAATTACAACGACGACGTGCTAAATTTTCGCACAAGGGTACTTATGGGCACGCGTTGCTTGTAGGGGGAAGTTATGGTAAAATAGGGGCAGTAGTGCTTAGCGGGACAGCCGTATTGCGCGCAGGGGCAGGTCTGCTTACCGTTGCTATTCCCCAATGTGGTTATAACATACTGCAAACTGCTCTGCCCGAGGCGATGGTACTCACCTGTGAGGAAGAAAAACACTATAAGACAGCAGAGATTCCTTTTACACCCTCTGCCATAGGCGTGGGTATCGGTTGGGGTACGCATCTCGAAACCGCCTCAGCACTCTTTGGTCTTTTTCAGCAGTACCCTGATACTCCTTTTGTAATAGACGCCGATGCGCTGAATATCCTCGCTCAACACCCTGAACAATTAAAAACCCTTCCAAAAGATGCAATTCTCACGCCACACCCTAAGGAATTAGAGCGTCTTATAGGTAAGTGGGACGACGACCTACACAAGCTCACCAAAGCCAAAGCCTTTGCCAAAGAGCACAAAGTAATACTTCTCATCAAAGGTGCCTATACGATGATAACCGATGGAGAAAAGTATTGGATAAATTCCACTGGAAATGCAGGAATGGCAACGGCAGGTAGTGGCGATGTGCTTACCGGAATGCTTACGGGCTTACGAGCTCAGGGTTATAGTGCGGTAGAAGCTGCTTGCTTAGGTGTCTTTTTACACGGTTTACAAGGTGACCGTGCAGCAAAAAAAATAGGTATGGAACGCCTTATTGCACGTGACCTTTTATAG